TCATCTTTTTCGGACATCTCGCAGTTTTGTCTTTGCAGAGCGAATAAGCCAGCTCACCGGCATGCGTGACAGGGCGTTACTGAAGGAGATCGCCGAATTGGATCAGATGCTTGCAGATCCAAACAAGCTCGCCGTATGGGCGGCAAGTAACGGCAATGCGAGATTGCGAGATCTCCTTGACGAGCTGGCGTCTTCGAAGATATATCTGATTGCTCGATCTAGCTCCCAGATCACCAATGCGTTGAAGTTACAGTTGGCGGAGCCCACCGCGTACTCTGAGCTCGCCCTCCTGCTTCGGCGATCATTGGAACCTGAGCCGATCCCGTTTTGGGATGACAATCTAGAGATGGCGTTGAGAGCCAATCCCTATCTTGGCACTGAACAGCCTTCCGTGGATGTTATCGTACCCGTGTACGGAACCTGGGCTTATCTCAACACTGCGATCATCGCCTTGGCGAGAACTGTAGAGGTGACATTTAACCTGATTCTTGTAGACGATAGGTCTCCGGAACCAGTACCTACCTGGCTCGAACACATTCCTGGGGTCACTGTGTTGAGGAGGGAGGCGAATGGGGGTTTCGCTGAGGCCTGTAACACTGGGGCACGCCATGCGAGAGCTCCAAGGTTGCTGCTGTTGAATATGGACGTACAGGTTCAGCCGGACACAGTTCAACATCTGATGAACCGTCTGGATTCGTCGGTTGATATCGGGATCGTAGGCGGCAAACTTTGTTATCCGAATGGGATGCTCCAAGAGGCTGGAGGGCTTGTCGACGCGGGGGGTGTGGTGGCAAACCTCGGTTACCAACAGGATCCATGGCACCCAGACTTTAACTTTGTCCGTCAGGTCGATTATGTCTCTGGCGCTCTACTCATGACGAGAACGGAGCTCTATCACGAGTTGGGTGGGCTCTCGACAGAATTCGGAAGCGGCTATTTTGAGGACACGGATCTTTGCATGCGTGTTCGTCAATTGGGTCACCGCGTTCTCTATGAACCCCGAGCTCAAGCCATGCATGCGGGTGGAGGATCGTTCTCCGAGGAGAACAAAGCAACACTGATGTCGCAAAATTCTGCACTTTTCTTTCGCAAATGGGAAAGCGAACTGAAACTATCGCCAAGATTGCGAAGTCAACGCCGATCGACACGTCCTCGGGTCTTGGTTGTCGATTCAACCGTTCCTGTTCCCAATCGAGATTCGGGCAGTACGGATACCTTCATGCTTATCCGCGCCCTTCGAGAACTAGATGTCGATGTTGCGATGTATCCGATCGAGAGTTCTGAGCTCGATGGCGTGGGGGCACAAGAACTCCAAGGGTTGGGAGTAGAGGTTCTCTATCACCCA
The sequence above is a segment of the Ferrimicrobium acidiphilum DSM 19497 genome. Coding sequences within it:
- a CDS encoding glycosyltransferase, translating into MKPTNAAAVLIADKLHLFRTSRSFVFAERISQLTGMRDRALLKEIAELDQMLADPNKLAVWAASNGNARLRDLLDELASSKIYLIARSSSQITNALKLQLAEPTAYSELALLLRRSLEPEPIPFWDDNLEMALRANPYLGTEQPSVDVIVPVYGTWAYLNTAIIALARTVEVTFNLILVDDRSPEPVPTWLEHIPGVTVLRREANGGFAEACNTGARHARAPRLLLLNMDVQVQPDTVQHLMNRLDSSVDIGIVGGKLCYPNGMLQEAGGLVDAGGVVANLGYQQDPWHPDFNFVRQVDYVSGALLMTRTELYHELGGLSTEFGSGYFEDTDLCMRVRQLGHRVLYEPRAQAMHAGGGSFSEENKATLMSQNSALFFRKWESELKLSPRLRSQRRSTRPRVLVVDSTVPVPNRDSGSTDTFMLIRALRELDVDVAMYPIESSELDGVGAQELQGLGVEVLYHPYVDSPASAIKCIEPVDCIFLLRYPAGGRHIDAFRQAAPQAKIIFLPVDLHYLRQSRGLSLGLLNISDKDVLDMRSRELGAAESADEVWVLGENEANVLHAELPNQKIRIVPFFRSPPTASAAVLSFDGRADIGFIGNFEHPPNVDAVSWFIETIWREILAEEPDLKLVIAGSNISRAPRDIWCQVDNVEVVGWVPSEYDFLKTKLLSIAPLRFGAGIKGKVASSLLVGTPCVGTRVAFEGMNLSDDQVIVADDPEETVAAVLGILRNRERWSQLSKNGFERSRALWSYSAGHERLRAILNEMKLLPATGVDGSEAH